A DNA window from bacterium contains the following coding sequences:
- a CDS encoding Gfo/Idh/MocA family oxidoreductase translates to MSKKRSMKVKVGIIGCGAIVQRVQLPKFKACKEAEVVAVADSNEKVAKQVAAEFGVPHYYTDWKELIARGDIDAVSIATPNYLHAPMTIAAANAKKHVLVEKPITVSMRDAHAMISAAKKNNVYLMVEQVHRFRPHHEVAKELIESGIIGKITSIRGYFGHMGPEFWSPTGKWFFSKTEAVGGAMADLGIHAIDTIRYILGKEVKQVAAFIGTLEKKIEIEDNGVCILQFTDETFGTLAASWTYKPGSMQYTFYGTKGTMWVGAGLKYDKPIVIETIAPSGILLPDIPAESKFGNPYQYFVNCILKQEEPFVNGEEGAKSLEVILAAYKSSREKRFVELPLPRK, encoded by the coding sequence ATGAGTAAAAAACGAAGCATGAAAGTTAAGGTTGGTATTATCGGATGCGGTGCAATTGTTCAGCGGGTACAATTACCGAAGTTTAAAGCGTGTAAAGAAGCTGAAGTGGTTGCCGTAGCGGATTCGAATGAAAAAGTAGCGAAACAGGTTGCGGCTGAATTCGGTGTTCCGCATTATTATACAGACTGGAAAGAGCTTATTGCCCGAGGTGATATTGATGCGGTTAGTATCGCTACTCCGAACTATCTCCATGCGCCAATGACCATTGCGGCAGCGAATGCGAAAAAACATGTTCTCGTTGAAAAACCGATAACAGTATCGATGCGAGATGCACATGCGATGATATCCGCTGCAAAAAAGAATAATGTATATCTGATGGTTGAACAGGTACACCGGTTTCGACCGCACCATGAAGTAGCTAAAGAATTAATTGAATCTGGAATTATAGGAAAAATAACATCAATTCGAGGTTATTTTGGGCATATGGGTCCGGAGTTCTGGAGTCCAACCGGAAAATGGTTTTTCAGCAAAACAGAAGCGGTAGGTGGTGCAATGGCAGACCTAGGTATCCATGCGATTGATACTATCCGCTATATTTTAGGAAAAGAGGTTAAACAAGTCGCAGCGTTTATCGGCACGTTAGAGAAAAAAATCGAAATTGAAGACAATGGGGTATGTATTCTTCAGTTTACTGACGAAACCTTTGGCACGCTTGCTGCCAGCTGGACTTATAAACCTGGCAGTATGCAGTATACGTTCTATGGAACGAAAGGAACGATGTGGGTTGGTGCAGGACTAAAATATGATAAACCAATCGTAATCGAGACGATTGCGCCGAGTGGAATTCTTTTACCCGACATTCCTGCGGAGAGTAAATTTGGGAATCCATATCAGTATTTCGTGAATTGTATTCTTAAACAAGAAGAACCGTTTGTTAACGGTGAAGAGGGGGCGAAAAGTCTGGAAGTGATTCTAGCTGCATATAAATCGAGTAGAGAAAAACGGTTCGTGGAGTTGCCATTACCAAGAAAGTAA